The nucleotide sequence taacttGTCattaaaaaattctgaaattacAATTAATGAAGTAgctcttcaaaataaaaacaatgaattgaataaaatgttgtcaaaatattcaaaattatttcaAAGGGAGTTAGGTACGTACAATGGGGAAAAAGTTACtttagaaataaatgaaaatgtaAAACCAGTTTTCCACAAACCCCATCCATTACCATTTGCTTTTCGTGAAAAGGTGGAGGTGGAACTAAAGCGGTTAGAATCAGAGGGTGCTATTGAACGGGCAGAAAATTCTCTGTGGGGAACACCATTAGTACCAGTTATGAAACCCAATGGCAAAGATATCCGTGTTTGCGCTAACTATAAAATcacagtaaataaatatttaaaagattTCAACTATCCATTGAGGACCCCCCGTATTGAGGACATTTTTGTCGCGTTACAGGGTGGACAAACATATTCAAAACTCGATTTTCTTAATGCTTATAATCAGTTAGTACTAGATGATAAAACTAGTGAGTTATTATCGTGGAGCACACCTCTAGGTATATACAGAATAAAGCGGTTACCATATGGTACGAAGACGGCCTgttctatttttcaaaatgtaattgaAAAGGTTTTGCAGGGGGTGTCAGTCAGGGCACAGTAAATTTTCTGGACGATGTAGTAGTAACAGGGAAAGACGAAAGAGAGCATTTAGAAAATTTAGAGGAGGTATTAAAGCGACTAGAAAGGGCAGGATTTAgattaaatgaaaaaaaatgtgaatttttcaaagaaagcaTTCATTATTTGGGACACAAAATATCACAAAAGGGGTtggaaaaagacgaagaaaaggtTAGGGCAATCATAAATGCTCCTAGACCCAAGAATGTTACAGAGGTTAGGGCTTTTGCGGGGATGATAAATTATTATTCTCGTTTTTGTGAAAATTTACAAGGGAAATTAAAACCGTTATATGAGttagtaggaaaaataaaaaaaattaaacggaCAAAACAATGTGaaaatgtttttcaatatgcAAAGACTGAGTTAgcttcacaaaaaattttagtacaTTATGACCCAGATAAACCAATTCGTTTAGCATGTGATGCGAGTGATTACGGAATCGGGGGAGTTCTGTCGCATGTGTTACCAGATGGGAGTGAGAGGCCTATATGCTATTTTTCGAGGGTATTAAACAAAGCAGAGCGAAATTACTCTCAAATTATGAAGGAGGCTCTGGCTGTCTACTGGTCAGTATTTAAATTGTACCAATATTTGGCAGGACGGAAGTTCGAAATTTTAAGTGATCACAAACCATTGAAATCGATCTTTGGTGAACATAAAAGCTTACCGAAAATGGCGGCGGGTCGAGTTCAAAGATGGTCTTTGTTTCTAGCTAGTTTTGATTATACTTTTAGGTTTATCAGGGGAGTGGATAACTCAAAAGCAGATGCTTTGTCACGATTGCCTTTACAGGACTATTACGAAAATGATGAGCCTGAATCTGATTATTTAAACATGGTTGAGAGCTTAATACCTATAGATTCAATAAAACTGCGGTCAGAATCAAGAAAAGATCCGATTTTGGGCACAGTGTTCAATTTTATTAGATATGGATTTCCGAAGCATACTGAAAATGAACTTTTGAAACCATTTATAGCCAGGAGGCAGGAGCTTTCTATTGAGCAAGGAATTATAATGTGGGGGTATCGAGCGGTAATTCCTGTTGCACTGAGAGGGCAGTTACTTAAGGAATTACACAGTAATCACGAAGGTATGACTAAGATGAAATCCAGTGCCGGTTCATATTTTTGGTGGCCATCGCTAGACAATGAGATTGAACAAAAGGTAAATAACTGTAAGGTTTGTTGCCAATTGCGGCCAGATCCGCCTAAGGCCAAGTTGATAAAGTCAAAGGAATCTAATTAcatctatgaaaaaatacatgCTGATTTTCTAGGCCTATTAGGGCAAATACgattttagttattgtagacacATATACTAAATGGCCAGAGGTTTTCGTAATGAACACTCCGGATTCGGAAAATACTATTAGTAAGTTTAGGGAATGTTTTTCACGTTTTGGAATACCGCGTATAGTAGAAACGGATAATAGGACACAATTTACATCcgaaaattttattgattttttgagTAATAACGGAGTTAAGTTTGTAACATGACCCGCTCATCCCTCAACCAAGGGTTTGCAGAAAACTGTGTTAAATCGGTTAAATTAGGATTGAAAAAAGCTCTTTTAGATGAAAAAAATAGAAATGTTCAACTTGAAACTttgatttacagatatttattTTCATATCGAAATTCGATACATGCTACTACTGGTATGTCACCTAGCAGTATGATGTTTAAAACTAAAGTACGTACACGTTTAGATTTATTGTCACTAAAAGGGGTTTTATCAAAAGAAAAAGCGGAAAATCAAATTCTAAATTATAAAGGAAAAAGAGAAGATAGCTTTGTAGAAGGGGATAAAGTTTGGTGCAGGGACTATCGAAATCCAAATAGAAAAATATGGGTTGAGAGTGTAATAGACGAAGTTTTAAATGATAGAATTTATTTGTGTAAATTGATTCATGAGAATTTGATTTGGAAGAGACATTTGAATCAAATTCGGCGGAATAAATCAGATATAGTGGAGGATCAGGTTGAAAAAGTTGATAGGGAAGGTCCTGAAAATAAGTGGTTAAGTGGGGAACAGGGACCAAGTGCTATACATTTTCCGAAGCTAGATTTGAATGTCCAACCAAAATTGCTAGTAAACGGATCGATACACGAGCCCTATGCTCAAACAAATGAGAGTAAGGGACAGGAAGAAATTAAAATCGACGAAGATTTAGCTGATCAACCTTATCCTCAGACTGCATCTGAAGTTACAGCTAAAAAGGGTCAGGTTAATATAAGCGAACGACCAAAGCGTAATATTTTAAACCACCCCAGCGCTTGAATTTGTGAGGGGAGGTATTGTAGTGTCGTACCTTTAGATAGTGTGAACCAGACCTTAGGGTGATAGCTGACGGGCTGCCTGTTAACCGTCAGCTGTCAACCTAAAAAGGACACTTGAAAAATATCTGTAAAACGAGAAACGTTGGATTTGATTGTATTTACCCTTTTCGCGGGAATAAAAGTATTTTACCGTAATTATAGTATCATTTCCAAGACATTTCACTTATTCATTTAGTTTACTGTAACCGAGACCTGATGATGCTGTTCTCATtaatagagagcgaaaccggtcgtccgAACGGAATAAATTGATTGTGAAAATAtctttttcgtacttccgggcctaaagtgacaacttcactcccttgtgacaggtactaaagtgtcacatttaatccctccgggattaaatattgacgaaactcccggaacgattaaatcacaaacaaacgaatttaagggatattttattgaaaaatataattaattagaatggtaattaacgttaatattcaaattaatattgtgacagttcgtcatattgaccagtctttcctgggttaatgcagcaggtaactgacgagtaacagataggtccttttcatattgaactggtgtttgtttcgaagatcctgcggaaacaggaagcgagaatgaggactgtggcataactatagtggacgaatcggcgacttgaccaaatattttatctgaaattttttgtttatttttaatagacgattcaatatatccctcggccacgttggaggatttccatcctccatgtctcttcagcacgtctattgttgctcccgaatcagctaacaaagacgcagatgtgcgtctaaaacaatgtcccgtataagacctcgcattttctaatttcaagaaagctgctatttgccgtggaattgtaccaaacatgttttttcctactactcgcgtagtacattctttgttgatgtattgaacaaaaaattttgaatgagttgtccctgtctttcgcaatgccacatatttccgaaatatcgccacaaaactgatggcactgttttctgaatttttgatcacaaaatttcggtcaattttatttttggtgtttctaatcgcaattaggaaggaatcgcccaaatctctcacatcgtcgatttctaaatcaaccaactcttttccacgacaagctcccgcaacgcccaaaataagtgcaacctacaaaaaaattgatttcttaaaatttctgaatataaacaaatttccaaatttaccttaagcattaaatatttatcatccggagcctcccgtaagaactgatctacctgctcagacgtgagaattcttgacttctttggcttaaatccctcatttcttctcttcaaaaaagctaataattttggaaatttacttatatcaatatcttctctaatgttaataaccgatttcagcattgagtaatgtgcccagagagttgaggcacaaaccgcttttgatttatcatcgaagtagactaacagcgcattttcagtaggttgtctcacattttttaagcggcaccactttttaaaagcatcgtactgctgctcgtatagttttctagatttcggtggtaacaattcttcacctacttcggctgctcttttatcaatatcagatacaccttcttcactcatgataccaataattatcaataacaatgtttctttacaatgacactagtaatgacaatgtttctaaattataactgtcacaacgcaatgttactatggtaacttattttaaagacagtttattaaatgagttgaagagagaaaaaactgattgaaattattgaaataattaataaaatcataccggaagtacgaaaagtatcgtatataccttgcgactgaagtacatttaatccttcaggtaaattatggccctccctgcggtcgggccataaactttaccttcaggattaaatgtactacttcagtcccgcggtatataatgtactattatttcATTGCCTAATTACTTATACTTAATACTTATATTAAGTATTTTCTGTCTTtctatttgtttgaaaatttgaattaCCTACACAAGTGTTTTATAACAAGtgtttattgattttaaaattataattgttAAATGTTTTTAGGTATGCTTGGAAAAAAATCATAGGTGTCCAATTTGTTATGAAGAAATGACAAGTTTTCTGATGCTTCAACACTTTCATTTCAAACATAAGAGTGCCATATTGGACTGCCCAACGCTTGTTTTCAACTTGAATGATTATTTAGAAATGCCTCGTGTTTATATATATCAAGAAGatgataatttgttttttctgtatattAGCTATAGTATGTCGGAAAATTCAATAACATTAGATTTGGTTTGTATGGGTAGCTATAAACTATCTCAAAATATATACCATCAATTTACTCTTAGTAGCGAAAAAAAAGAATTTGATATTGTATTGAACAAAAAACCATGTACAGATGATTTTTTTGTTGTGGATATATCACATATGTCAAACTTTATacatattgaatttaaattaattGATCGCAATTTAAAGGTCTTGACAACACCAAGTATTAGTAATGTTGTGACGAAACCGGCACCCAAAAATGATCCACCCGGGAGTCAAATTGTAAAATACCGATCAGAATTTACTCCAAGATCAAAGGTTTTGACAGATTCACAGGATAGTAATGCTGTGGGGAAACCTTTAACCAAAAATGATCCAATCGGGGCTCAAATTGTAAAAGATCAATCAGAATTTAATCCAAAATCCAAGGTTTTAACAGATTCAGAGGATAGTAATGCTGTGGGGAAACCTTTCACCAAAACTGATGCAAACGGGGGTCAAATTGTAAAAGATCGATCAGAATTTAATCCAAGGTCCAAGGTTTTGACAGGTTCAGATGTTAGTAATGCTGTGGTGAAAAATGTACCCAAAAATAATCCACACGGGAGACAAATTGAAAATTACCAAGCTGAATTTAATCTAAAATCTAAATGTGTTAAATGCCAAGAGTATTGCATTTTTTCAATATCTAATTGTCCAATTCGTTATTACTACCGTGACAAACGCAATAATTATATATGTTACTATTGTTATAAGTTCTTTAGCGATGGAGATGATGTTAGTCAAAGACAAGCAAGAGAAGTTAGAAAATATTTCGAGAGAGCAATTCTCAGTGAAATAATTAATGGCATGAAGTTTTACAAATGGAATTGTAGTAATTGCAATAGCGATATTCAGGTGTCAGATATGCAGTCACATGAAATAAACTGCAAACGAGGTAGACAATTTAGATGCCCTATAGAAGGTTGTTGTGAAAAAGGAACTGTTAACCAAATGATCGAACATCTCAAAAATCATAATTGTTTGGCATTTTCGTCTCACTTTCAACTACCTTCAAATCATTTAAGATGTTACGTGTTTGTAAAAGAATATATTGTACGTTTAGATTTatcttttgcaaaaaattttgcAACTGAAAGTATTCAGGTAGTAAGAAAAGCTGGCAATGTTAAGAAAAAAAGATTAACCGCATCTTTTATGTTATTTGACAGCAACAATCAACTTTTGGAAGTCGTCCACGTCCACAGTCAATTTGACGTAAATCCAATATTTGTGAAAGTTATTGTAATTTAGGTAAACTAAATATTGTAGTAGAGCAGCCCAaatggggatttttgcagttactcgagcgcgtcgaAAAATCACatagggagaaaccttgtaccctgtaaatgtacctctaccatatttaTATTGGCGCTTAATAcatactccattaaaatgttatattttttaagcgttaccttgcatttgttagaggagttaattttatttctttaatgtgtagggggatcagtagaagcttaagttcaagtttttggggtcgccacccttgtcccccggccgccatcttggaaatggggtgcaaagtgGTTTTGCattatatctcgtaaactaccaaccctacggaaaatctaattaaacataaaatgtagcaaattaaattttctataattttatttctattactttttatcgtcgaGTGACCAACAAGAAAGATATAagcaaaaatatgtaaaaaaaatttaacaagtttccttttggaggttctaactttttttcagttcattttaaaatgaaataacattatagcaattttgtagagggtttttcagccaacaatttccactataaagttgtttcattctatttatttatataggttttagaGCGCttcaaacttgaccagattctcgaatgctcataggaatacaataataacaaaagttaggcttacttttctgtctatatataatttttattcatacaatttattatgattttaacattgctatgctattattatttaattttatttatgaagctggttgctatcctcagcagtggttgctctctacatttattcccctacccaaaaaagtcaatgcaaaaagatgtgaggatcacagactcattagcttgatgagtcacactttaaaaatattcttaaaaatactacatcaaagattatacaaaaaatgtgaatgggacatcagtgattctcagtttgggtttaggcaaggtttgggaacaagagaagcaatagtagcaacacaagTGTTaatccaaaattgttacgatcagaggaaggacgtattcctgtgctttttagactacgagaaagcgtttgatcgtgtccaacatcacaagttaatgaaGATTCTCAAGAAgtttgatatagaccaaaaagacataagatgcattgaaaacttgtactggtatcaggtaGCACAAttaatagacaattctatatccaaatccatacatataagaaggggtgttcggcagggatgtgtgctttcccctcttttatttaacatttattcggaagccatatttcaagagtctttggaagatgcagagatgggaatcaaagtgaatggagtattgatcaacaacatacgatatgctgatgatgctgtcttaatttgcgacaacatagcagatcttcaacaacttgtcactataatcggagaatacagtaatcgaatgggattagagattaataccaaaaagaccaaattcatgatcatctccagaaacttggatgcatttgaaaactccaccataacactgaatactaagtccattgagagagtaagcaaattcaaatacctaggaacgtggctttttgaagactggtcatcggacagggaagtaaaatgtcgcattgagcaagctcgacaagctttcgtaaaattcaggaaggtactgacctgctcagagttcgaccttacactgagactaaggtttactaaatgctacgtgtggtcggtgctgctatatggcatagagggctggaccctcaaaacgagggatataaacagattagaagccttcgaaatgtggctttatcgccgtatcctaaagatatcatggacggcgaaagtcacaaatgtggatgtccttaaaagaatcaaccaagaacgtcagcttttcgaaaacatcaagaaaagaaaaacggcgtatttgggtcacatcatgcgaaacgaaaaataccagttccttcaacttataatccagggtaaaattgagggcaagagaggaataggacgcaagaaaatgtcctggctccgaaacataaggcaatggacagggattaacgacatacaatctctgatacacattgcaagaaacagagagttaatggaaaatgtgatcgccaagaaaatgctattattaatctgtttttgtcctttctccccactataaaacttataacttataaccctaagcatatatagaaaaggcccaagaagttttttgaggacaaattcgcctgttcagaagaagaatgacgtaaccgcaaaatacaaaattcttaagaagagcaaaaaacgaatttttgatatcaaaatcataaagtatgatcaaaattagccattcaccacaccgtggctAGGATCTCGAGATAttagcgttttttggggtgtgccgcttgtttatgaagtaacataccttttttcctattgtattttgacttaaaattttccaaaaaacttcttcatgagttatattttattgttttgttggttaaaattataacctaaaaagtttgtcactcaacttttttaagtaaacatgaaactaacgaaatatgatgacaaaatgtttaaaaactaacaactccttttttgatctgtttaaacattttggaaaaatttcattgttatctacatactttaaagatgacagtaaaattttcaaaaggaaatatttacagcgaccaaagatacagcgaggtaaatttgaaaaatcatcaaaattgattttcggcatttttgtataaaatttgatttttgaacatgttccaccaaatctagataaaaataaacttcatattcggattcagcgacctcgaaaacataaaaatagaccaaaattggtcattcaccttaaatttgattttcgtggtcggcataacgattgctaccgctcgactaatataaagtacatattttttttattgtattcctatgagaattcgagaatctggttaagattggagcgctgtaaaacctagataataaataaaattaaacaacttaaTAGTGAAAATTgctcattgaaaaatcctctacaaaatcacTATGATGGTAttgtattgtgaaatgaacga is from Diabrotica virgifera virgifera chromosome 9, PGI_DIABVI_V3a and encodes:
- the LOC126892508 gene encoding uncharacterized protein LOC126892508 isoform X2 gives rise to the protein MLFYYYIGHNNMSVIIPDNILDTLLCSFCHKYLSVKPVKIYPNRRIQCGRCVDKQEPALQKSEGVESLYGIIAEHVLFKCVNKFDGCRQLLTYSEVRDHEQVCLEKNHRCPICYEEMTSFLMLQHFHFKHKSAILDCPTLVFNLNDYLEMPRVYIYQEDDNLFFLYISYSMSENSITLDLVCMGSYKLSQNIYHQFTLSSEKKEFDIVLNKKPCTDDFFVVDISHMSNFIHIEFKLIDRNLKVLTTPSISNVVTKPAPKNDPPGSQIVKYRSEFTPRSKVLTDSEDSNAVGKPFTKTDANGGQIVKDRSEFNPRSKVLTGSDVSNAVVKNVPKNNPHGRQIENYQAEFNLKSKCVKCQEYCIFSISNCPIRYYYRDKRNNYICYYCYKFFSDGDDVSQRQAREVRKYFERAILSEIINGMKFYKWNCSNCNSDIQVSDMQSHEINCKRGRQFRCPIEGCCEKGTVNQMIEHLKNHNCLAFSSHFQLPSNHLRCYVFVKEYIVRLDLSFAKNFATESIQVVRKAGNVKKKRLTASFMLFDSNNQLLEVVHVHSQFDVNPIFVKVIVI
- the LOC126892508 gene encoding uncharacterized protein LOC126892508 isoform X1 codes for the protein MLFYYYIGHNNMSVIIPDNILDTLLCSFCHKYLSVKPVKIYPNRRIQCGRCVDKQEPALQKSEGVESLYGIIAEHVLFKCVNKFDGCRQLLTYSEVRDHEQVCLEKNHRCPICYEEMTSFLMLQHFHFKHKSAILDCPTLVFNLNDYLEMPRVYIYQEDDNLFFLYISYSMSENSITLDLVCMGSYKLSQNIYHQFTLSSEKKEFDIVLNKKPCTDDFFVVDISHMSNFIHIEFKLIDRNLKVLTTPSISNVVTKPAPKNDPPGSQIVKYRSEFTPRSKVLTDSQDSNAVGKPLTKNDPIGAQIVKDQSEFNPKSKVLTDSEDSNAVGKPFTKTDANGGQIVKDRSEFNPRSKVLTGSDVSNAVVKNVPKNNPHGRQIENYQAEFNLKSKCVKCQEYCIFSISNCPIRYYYRDKRNNYICYYCYKFFSDGDDVSQRQAREVRKYFERAILSEIINGMKFYKWNCSNCNSDIQVSDMQSHEINCKRGRQFRCPIEGCCEKGTVNQMIEHLKNHNCLAFSSHFQLPSNHLRCYVFVKEYIVRLDLSFAKNFATESIQVVRKAGNVKKKRLTASFMLFDSNNQLLEVVHVHSQFDVNPIFVKVIVI